The nucleotide window TACAATGAACTAATAAACAACATTGAATCAGGTCGTGTTAAAATTCCTCAGTTTCAAAGAAAATTCGTATGGTCTTTGGATATGACCGTCAAACTTCTTGATAGTATTATCAAGGGTTATCCCATAGGGTCTTTTATTCTTTGGAAAACTAGGGAACGCCTACGTTCTATTCGTAATGTCGGTGGAATTTCCTTGCCGGAGCCCCCTGATGGCGACATGATTCAGTATGTGTTGGATGGTCAACAGCGTATGACCAGCTTGTATGTTGCCATGAGAGGCTTGAAAATAAACGATGATGATCGCAATGACGATTTTTCTGAAATCTATGTGGATCTTGAGGCTAAAGAGGATGAGCCTATTGTCATTGGAAATATTGAGGGTAAGCCGACTGATACGTTGGTTCGTTTTACAGACTTGTTAGGAAGCACGGTCAAAGTTGCAATGGCACATCCAAACTATAGTGAAAAAATTGAAGCATATAGTCAGGCTGTAAAAGGGTATCAGTTCTCTATAATCTCTGTAAGTGATGCTCCTATTGAAATTGCAACAGAAATTTTTACCCGATTGAACGAAGGCGGTAAACGGCTTTCCGTATTTGAAATTATGGTTGCCAAAACCTATGATCTTCCGTCTAACTTTGATCTTTCTGAGAAATACGAAAAACTTGTAGATGAACTTAAAAAATCTGATTTCGAAACCATTTCGAGTGCTGTAGTACTACAAGCTGTGTCCGCTTGTCTTGTTGGAGAGTGTGCAAAGAAACATATTTTAAAATTGGATAAGTTCTCGATTATTAAGGAATGGGATAATATCATTAATGCATTCAAGGAATCGGTCGATTATATGCATTCGTTCTTCCGTATTCCGGTGTCCCAGTTAATGCCCTATGATTCGTTACTTGTTCCCTTTACATATTACTTCTACAAACACAAAGAAAAACCTATTGCAGAACAGCAGATGTATATGCAAGATTTCTTCTGGCGTTGCGTCTTGACTTCAAGGTATTCTGCTGCAACAGAAACAAAGCTCGCGCAAGATATCAAGCGTATTGATGCTGTTATTTCAGGAAATAAGCCGGATTACGACGAGCCGATTGATATTTCGGAAGATTTTTTGAAATCTCATGGTGGATTTTCAACGGGAGCGGCTTTTATCAAGGGTATGCTCTGTCTGTTAGCGTACCATCATCCGCAATCCTTTTTGGATAACAGTCTCGTGACTATAGACAATTCCTGGTTAAAACAAGCCAATAGCAAAAACTACCATCACTTCTTCCCTAAAGCCTATATGAAAAAACGTGGCTTTGAGGATTCTATAGTCAATCACATAGCCAATATCACAATTGTTGATGATTTCCTTAACAAACGTAAAATTCAGGATAAAGCACCGTCAAAATACATTAAGGAATTCAAAAAGAATAAGAAACTGGAAAGTGCCTTACAGACTCATCTCATTTGCATTCCGAACCAAGAAAATGCTGACGATTCGAAAATGACTTTTCAAGAGTTGCTTGCTGATTGGGGAGTTACAAAAGATGATTATGAAGTATTCTTCAAAAAACGTCTTGAACAGTTTAACAAGGAACTCAAGGAACGCGTTATTTTAACAAACCTTGATCGTTCGTAGAAATAGTGAATACGTGTGTGCAAAATCGTAAGAAAGGATAATCGACCTGAAAAGCTTAAATTCTCGTCTAAATGGCAATTTTAAAGACGAAACTTAGACGAGCTTTAGACGAAAATTGGAGAAATTGAGCGAGAAACGGCAAAATTTTAGACGAGAAAAATGTTTTTTTCGGAAAAACGGCGGTTTGACATTTTGTGACATCTGATTGTGAGTATATTTAGCTAGAATGGATTCCTCTAGATAAAAAGGACGTATGAAAAAGAATATCTTAGATTTTATTGATTCTGGACGCGAAAACGGTTTGCTTCTCGTTGATCCGAATACCGGAAGTGGCAAAACGTTCTGGTCTTGCCAGGCAATTCACGATTATGCTCGGAATCCCAATAACAAAAAGAAAATCTTTTTCACGACGACTCTCTTAAAAAATCTTCCAGAAGATGAACTTAAAAAAGCGTACAATAATGAA belongs to Fibrobacter sp. UWR4 and includes:
- a CDS encoding DUF262 domain-containing protein, which translates into the protein MFNAKPESSNYNELINNIESGRVKIPQFQRKFVWSLDMTVKLLDSIIKGYPIGSFILWKTRERLRSIRNVGGISLPEPPDGDMIQYVLDGQQRMTSLYVAMRGLKINDDDRNDDFSEIYVDLEAKEDEPIVIGNIEGKPTDTLVRFTDLLGSTVKVAMAHPNYSEKIEAYSQAVKGYQFSIISVSDAPIEIATEIFTRLNEGGKRLSVFEIMVAKTYDLPSNFDLSEKYEKLVDELKKSDFETISSAVVLQAVSACLVGECAKKHILKLDKFSIIKEWDNIINAFKESVDYMHSFFRIPVSQLMPYDSLLVPFTYYFYKHKEKPIAEQQMYMQDFFWRCVLTSRYSAATETKLAQDIKRIDAVISGNKPDYDEPIDISEDFLKSHGGFSTGAAFIKGMLCLLAYHHPQSFLDNSLVTIDNSWLKQANSKNYHHFFPKAYMKKRGFEDSIVNHIANITIVDDFLNKRKIQDKAPSKYIKEFKKNKKLESALQTHLICIPNQENADDSKMTFQELLADWGVTKDDYEVFFKKRLEQFNKELKERVILTNLDRS